In the Cytophagia bacterium CHB2 genome, CGTAGGGCTACAAACGCGGACGAATTCTTGTTTCCCAGGGCGTTGCCCTTTGCTATCACATTTGTCCCCGCTGGGGACTGGTGCTTTTTCATTAGCTTGACATTGATGCCACGAGAGGGCGAGGCTACGATTCCTGCACACACATTTGAATAACGCTGTAATTTATCAATTCGAGTTCATTCGCGATTTGAAATCACCAATTGCAGCTTGATTATTCGACGAACCGGCGGAAGAAATCAACATGTACGAACTTAAAACGAAACTAAATGACGGCAGCGTGACAGCCTTCTTGAACAGCATCCCGGATGAGCAGAAACGCCGGGACAGCCTGGTCATCATCAAGCTCATGCAAGAAGCCACCAAAATGAAGCCCAAGATGTGGGGCAGCAGCATCATCGGTTTCGGCAGCTATCACTACACCTATGCCAGCGGCCACGAGGGCGATATGTGCCTGATTGGCTTCTCGCCCCGCAAGCAATACCTGGCGCTCTACCTGTGGGATTCGCCGCCCAATGCCGACCTCTTGAAAAAACTCGGCAAACACAAAACCAGTAAAGCGTGTTTGTATATCAACCGGCTGGCCGACATCCACCTTCCCGCACTCAAGAAACTGATTCAAGTATGCTACAAGCAAACGGTCAAAACCAAAACTTAGGCCCGGCTTATGTTCGCGATTTCAACGAAAAGAGTTTTTCGTTATCGTTGCCCTTTGTTGGCGGCGGCTATGCTTGCTTTGTTTTTTTCGATGACGCCGGCGCGGGCGCAAACGCCTTACCAACCTACGCCCGAAAATCTCGCCTCGCGGCGCTGGTTTCAAGACGCCAAATTCGGCTTGTTCATTCATTGGGGCGTGTACAGTGTGCTGGGCGAAGGCGAATGGGTGATGAACAACAAGAAGATTCCGGTCAGTCAATATGAAAAGCTGCCGCCGCAATTCAATCCCACCGCGTTCGATGCTGCGCAATGGGTGGCACTCGCCAAAGCCGCGGGCATGAAATACATCACCATCACCAGCAAGCATCACGACGGCTTTGCGATGTACGATTCCAAAATCACGGATTGGGATATTGCCGATCGCACACCTTACAAGAAAGACGTGCTGAAAATGCTGGCCGATGAATGCCGCAAGCAGGACGTCAAGCTTTTCTTCTATCACTCCCAGCTCGATTGGCGCCATCCGGACTATTATCCCCGCGGCGGAACCGGCCTGGCCTCCGGACGCCCCGACAGCGGTGATTGGTATCGCTATCTCGATTTCATGGATGGCCAGCTCAAAGAACTGCTCACCAACTACGGTGAGATCGGCGGCATTTGGTTCGACGGCATGTGGGACAAGAAAACTGCGGATTGGCGCTTGGACCGCTCCTACAAGTTGATTCACGATCTGCAACCGCAAGCATTGGTCGGCTCGAATCATCATCTCGCGCCGTTTGCCGGTGAAGATTTTCAGATGTTCGAAAAAGATTTGCCCGGCCAGAAGACCACGGGTTTTAATGAAGAACAGGAAATCGGCAATCTGCCGCTCGAAACCTGTGAAACGATGAACAACTCCTGGGGCTACAATAAAAACGACACAA is a window encoding:
- a CDS encoding DUF1801 domain-containing protein; this encodes MYELKTKLNDGSVTAFLNSIPDEQKRRDSLVIIKLMQEATKMKPKMWGSSIIGFGSYHYTYASGHEGDMCLIGFSPRKQYLALYLWDSPPNADLLKKLGKHKTSKACLYINRLADIHLPALKKLIQVCYKQTVKTKT
- a CDS encoding alpha-L-fucosidase: MLALFFSMTPARAQTPYQPTPENLASRRWFQDAKFGLFIHWGVYSVLGEGEWVMNNKKIPVSQYEKLPPQFNPTAFDAAQWVALAKAAGMKYITITSKHHDGFAMYDSKITDWDIADRTPYKKDVLKMLADECRKQDVKLFFYHSQLDWRHPDYYPRGGTGLASGRPDSGDWYRYLDFMDGQLKELLTNYGEIGGIWFDGMWDKKTADWRLDRSYKLIHDLQPQALVGSNHHLAPFAGEDFQMFEKDLPGQKTTGFNEEQEIGNLPLETCETMNNSWGYNKNDTKFKSTRALIQYLVRAAGNNANFLLNVGPMPNGEIQPEFVERLREMGKWLEKYGEAIYATRGGPITPRPWGVTTRKGSKIYLHILDWPDETLALPRLPQKIKSTRFLKDGSPAQTFEHETGLLLRIPAQVVDEYDTIVELELAED